A genomic region of Caenorhabditis elegans chromosome V contains the following coding sequences:
- the srh-5 gene encoding Serpentine Receptor, class H (Partially confirmed by transcript evidence), protein MLNKSCDFEQPSGFSTLHIISTSISVPIYIVAFWILIFKSPVHFSKYRNYLVAHVFSGLLLELHMGTIWKVTIILPIPIMCSNSPLAEYAPILFQLLFVCFVYTGISAQQLFLYRMEAVVIFQNENSRLKKLVTITKFGFYIGALLITLFAILIYPDLKYQKSYKMKMEQRFGTFSGYMWCDNCFFMNFDSNIFKIFYLICGIGTVMCFSSSFSAFTATIRYLNSVKIKLSVKTAALHRNFLHSLILTITVHIICILCPVLIFLGAISVVVELSQFPYIPYILLMIIQEHGAASTVTMFLTNNLLRQTIRKMLPVRQLEAVSTVSAYSLTNAL, encoded by the exons ATGCTCAACAAATCTTGCGATTTCGAGCAACCTTCCGGTTTTTCAACGCTTCACATTATTTCAACATCGATCTCGGTGCCAATTTATATAGTAGCATTTTGgatattaatattcaaaagtcCGGTTCATTTTAGCAAATATCGAAATTACCTGGTGGCTCATGTATTTTC CGGACTACTTCTGGAACTCCACATGGGCACGATATGGAAGGTGACGATAATCCTACCAATTCCCATAATGTGCTCAAATAGTCCTCTTGCTGAGTATGCtcctattttatttcaattactttttgtCTGCTTCGTATACACTGGAATCTCGGCTCAACAACTTTTCCTTTACCGGATGGAAGCagttgtgatttttcaaaacgagaATTCCCGTCTAAAAAAGTTGGTGACCATTActaaatttggattttataTCGGTGCGCTTCTGATAACACTGTTTGCAATTTTAATCTATCCAGACTTGAAGTATCAAAAATcttataaaatgaaaatggagCAG AGATTTGGCACATTTTCGGGGTACATGTGGTgtgataattgttttttcatgaactttgattccaatattttcaagatattttatttaatttgtgGAATCGGAACAGTTATGTGTTTTTCATCGTCTTTCTCCGCATTTACTGCGACGATTCGATATTTGAATTCggtgaaaatcaaattatccGTAAAAACAGCAGCTCTACACAGAAACTTTTTGCATAGTCTGATACTAACA atcacaGTGCATATAATATGTATTCTATGTcctgttttgatatttttgggtGCAATTTCGGTTGTTGTCGAGTTATCAC agttccCATACATTCCCTACATTCTTTTGATGATCATTCAAGAGCACGGAGCAGCATCTACAGTAACCATGTTCTTAACAAATAATCTACTACGACAGACAATACGAAAAATGCTCCCCGTCCGTCAACTCGAAGCCGTATCTACTGTTTCAGCATATAGTCTAACAAATGCactctga